The following proteins are co-located in the Methanofastidiosum sp. genome:
- a CDS encoding tetratricopeptide repeat protein: MIGKFCLNCGAEIPRDSIYCPKCGAEFQKTGLPKEETSTYGKTTQKTKINQKMILGVFGIIALVVIAAFVLSSFSPKTVTYDNEGQNSAEVGNTLSAMDYYNEGVSLYDQGRYDEAIIKFERALEIDPTNKEAWAYKGISLDDIGRYSDALFCYDKAIAIDPYYIVPWYNKGILIGNQGQYLDAITCFDRVISIDPNDGGAWYNKGIALELLGRNAEAQACFNKAKELGYTG; encoded by the coding sequence ATGATAGGAAAGTTTTGTCTGAATTGTGGGGCGGAAATACCTAGAGATTCAATTTATTGCCCAAAATGTGGGGCAGAATTTCAAAAAACTGGCCTACCGAAAGAAGAAACAAGTACCTATGGCAAAACAACCCAAAAAACGAAGATTAACCAAAAGATGATTTTAGGTGTTTTTGGGATTATAGCCTTGGTGGTAATAGCTGCATTTGTATTATCTTCTTTTTCTCCCAAAACTGTAACCTATGATAACGAAGGACAAAATTCTGCAGAGGTTGGCAATACATTAAGTGCAATGGATTATTACAATGAAGGCGTATCATTGTATGATCAAGGAAGATATGATGAAGCTATTATTAAATTTGAAAGAGCTTTAGAGATAGATCCAACAAATAAAGAGGCTTGGGCTTACAAAGGCATTTCTCTCGATGATATTGGAAGGTATTCTGATGCCTTGTTTTGTTATGACAAGGCAATTGCTATAGATCCTTACTATATTGTCCCTTGGTACAACAAAGGAATACTAATTGGAAATCAAGGCCAGTACTTAGATGCTATAACCTGCTTTGACAGGGTCATCTCTATTGATCCAAATGATGGCGGCGCATGGTACAATAAAGGGATCGCACTTGAGCTACTTGGTAGAAATGCAGAAGCTCAAGCTTGTTTTAACAAAGCAAAAGAGCTTGGGTATACAGGATAA